The genomic interval TGGTAGCCGCGGGCAGGGGGAAGCCCCGGAGCTCGCAGCCCGGCCCCGATCCCGACCCCGCCGCTACTCACCGGTGGCCCGGCACTCCTGTAAGCAAAGAGACGGGGGTGAGCGCGGtgccgcccgccgcgccccccccccccctttccaccgcctcccccggccccccctccTCGGTGCTCACGAAGTTGGCGGAGACCCGGAGGCGGGTGacggcggccccggccccgggcagcaccagcagcagcgcGGCGGCAACAGCGAGCAACACCGGGAGCCCCATGGCtgaggagccgccgccgccgctccccgccccgccccgggccggccccgccgcaTTCCTCCGCCGGCACGTGCAGCCCCGCCGctctctccccccgccccgctgccaGGCGGCGCTTCCTGCGGCGCAGACACGCGTGGGAGCGTGGAGGGTGCTTTATTTCCATAGAGCAACACgcagaggaaagggggggggggcggtggtggGGACACTCCACTGCCCGGgagccgcctccccccccccccccatgtgcACCCAGACCCGTGGCGTGGCTCAGACACACAAGTTGGTCCCCGTggacccccacccacccaccggAGCTGCGCCAGCGCCGCCCCAAGGGGCCCGGCTACAGAGCTCCAGCCCTCGCGGAGCCCACCCGTCCCCgctcatttcttcttcttctcctgcGTGCTGGTGAACCAGGAGTCCAGCAGCTTCTTGCTGTAGTAGAGCTGCCAGCCGTGCACCTGGGcggccaccaccaccaccaggtACATGACGGAGACAGCAGAGAAGCCGAAGATGAAGCGGTAAGCTTTGCCGTGACGATAGAGCTGCTGCGCCATGGGGAACATCTCCATGGCCCCATAAATGAGGGGAGCCACAGAGAAGAGGCCGGTGCTGATCATGGAGAGCACCAGGTAGCTGATGTTGTTGcgggggaaggagaggagaccCAGGAGGGACGGCAGGATGCTGAGCAGGTAGGGGTACTCCCACTGGTAGGGCATGGCCACCTGGTCGTGGGGCAGCAGCTTGAGGTGCCCCACGCACATctgggccagcagcagcagccagatgCCCACATGCGTGTAGATCAGCTTCTTGATCTCCGACTTGAGGGCCACGCTGGGGGAGAGAGCGCGGGGTCATCAGGGCCTGCCGGGGGGACGTGGTCCGGCCCCCACCGGGAGCCCTGGGGGAGGCCGCCGGGTCCCCGCAGCGGCGGGACACCCACCTCATCTGGTAGTGCGAGGCCACGCGCTCCCGGTGCTGGAAGTCGCTGCCGTCGGTGCCGGTGGCGCGGGGACCCCCGCGGGAGGCCATAGTGCTACCCTGGGGAGGCACAGCGTGAGGCAGgagcggcccccccccccgctcccccgggGCGGCTCCGGGCACCGCCCGCAGCCGCAGGCTCCagccccccggggaccccccgcCTCCCAGGCACAGGCTCCCGTGACAGCCCCGGGACCCCCTTCCCGTGACTGCCCTGCCCCCGCCCGACCCCCCGGCACAGCCCCCCGGGCACCCCCGCAGCTGACACCCCCGGgaccccctccccgccggcccggcccgccgcacCCCACCTACCAACGGGACGCTCTACCCGCTCTTCCGCCTATCTATGGCCACGGCCGCCAGCTCTGAACGCCCGGGCGGCCGCTCTGCGCGCCCGGAGGCTCGGCTCTATGGCCGTGGcggggtgccccccccgcctcggCCCCGCCTCTGCGCAGGCGCAGTACCGCCATGGCGGGCGGGGGCACCGCCGCGCGCGTGCTGGCGCGCGTCGCGGGGtcagcggcggggggggggggaggagcgggggggcgcgcgcgcgcgtaGGTGGGGAGTGGGCGCCCGTGGGTGCGCGGGGGGCTGTGGTGGCAGATGGGGGTGCACACGGGTGGGGGCGCATTGGGGGTGAGCCCAGAGGTTGTGGGGTGCGTGTGGGAGTGGGGGACACGCGTGGGGTTGCACGCGCGTGAGCACAGAaaggctgggg from Haliaeetus albicilla chromosome 24, bHalAlb1.1, whole genome shotgun sequence carries:
- the JAGN1 gene encoding protein jagunal homolog 1, which translates into the protein MASRGGPRATGTDGSDFQHRERVASHYQMSVALKSEIKKLIYTHVGIWLLLLAQMCVGHLKLLPHDQVAMPYQWEYPYLLSILPSLLGLLSFPRNNISYLVLSMISTGLFSVAPLIYGAMEMFPMAQQLYRHGKAYRFIFGFSAVSVMYLVVVVAAQVHGWQLYYSKKLLDSWFTSTQEKKKK